A section of the Brachyhypopomus gauderio isolate BG-103 chromosome 13, BGAUD_0.2, whole genome shotgun sequence genome encodes:
- the pi4kb gene encoding phosphatidylinositol 4-kinase beta isoform X3 has translation MGDTELELSPSQEEELQKSPSASSTSTTSSLSLPSSPSSGPRPLTSSSPSTSEGLSTSSPPLDVISEGVGELSLVIDTEVAKKACQEVLQKVKFLKGEGQTALVTAEPGLVNGTGHAGASDVDCRRSRTSSKIGREEAPPDTGKSARRRQNNNSSKQSWLLRLFESKLFDISMAISYLYNSKEPGVQAYIGNRLFSFRYEEVDFYLPQLLNMYIHMDEDVGDAIKPYVVHRCRQSINFSLQCAWLLGAYSSDMHISTQRHSRGTKLRKVILSDELKPAGQRARREALQPPPPPCHHGQGPAEHSLSPSKRTHQRSKSDATVTISLSSNLKRTASNPKVESSQDEPVRLTPQREFIKSLMGIGKRLATLPTKEQKTQRLISELSLLNHKLPARVWLPTAAFDHHVVRVPHTQAVVLNSKDKAPYLIYVEVLECENFETSSVPVRIPETRIRSTRSVENLPDCGITPEQRASSFSTVPNYDNDDEAWSVDDIGELQVELPEIHTNSCDNISQFSVDSITSQESKEPIFIAAGDIRRRLSEQLAHTPTTFKKDPEDPSAVALKEPWQEKVRRIREASPYGHLPNWRLLSVIVKCGDDLRQELLAFQVLKQLQSIWEQERVPLWIKPYKILVISSDSGMIEPVVNAVSIHQVKKQSQLSLLDYFLQEHGNYTTEAFLTAQRNFVQSCAGYCLICYLLQVKDRHNGNILLDSEGHIIHIDFGFILSSSPRNLGFETSAFKLTNEFVDVMGGQDGDMFNYYKMLMLQGLIAARKHMEKVIQIVEIMQQGSQLPCFHGSSTIRNLKERFHMSLTEEQLQVLVEQMVDGSMRSITTKLYDGFQYLTNGIM, from the exons CACGGCCGCTCACCAGTTCCAGCCCCAGCACCAGTGAGGGCCTGTCCACCTCAAGCCCACCACTGGATGTGATTTCTGAGGGAGTGGGAGAGCTGAGCCTGGTCATTGATACTGAGGTGGCCAAGAAGGCTTGCCAGGAGGTGCTGCAGAAGGTGAAGTTCCTCAAAGGCGAGGGCCAAACAGCTTTGGTCACCGCTGAGCCTGGGCTAGTGAATGGGACCGGCCACGCGGGTGCCTCGGACGTAGACTGCAGGAGGTCACGCACGTCTTCAAAGATTGGCAGGGAGGAGGCCCCCCCCGACACGGGGAAGAGTGCCCGTCGGCGCCAGAACAACAACTCCTCCAAGCAGTCGTGGTTGCTGCGGCTCTTCGAATCCAAACTGTTTGACATCTCCATGGCCATCTCCTACCTGTACAACTCCAAGGAGCCGGGGGTGCAGGCGTACATCGGCAACCGGCTCTTCAGCTTCCGCTACGAGGAGGTGGACTTTTATTTGCCCCAGCTGCTTAACATGTACATCCACATGGACGAGGACGTGGGCGACGCCATTAAGCCCTACGTGGTGCACCGCTGCAGGCAGAGCATCAACTTCTCGCTGCAGTGCGCCTGGCTGCTGGGGGCCTACTCCTCCGACATGCACATCTCCACGCAGCGCCACTCGCGTGGCACCAAGCTGCGCAAGGTCATCCTGTCGGACGAGCTGAAGCCCGCCGGCCAGCGCGCTCGCAGGGAGGCCCTGCAGCCGCCGCCCCCCCCCTGCCACCACGGGCAGGGCCCGGCCGAGCACAGCCTCTCGCCTTCCAAACGCACGCACCAGCGCTCCAAGTCAGACGCCACCGTCACCATCAGCCTCAGCAGCAACCTGAAGAGGACGGCCAGCAACCCCAAAGTAGAGAGCAGTCAGGACGAG CCCGTGCGTCTGACTCCTCAGCGGGAGTTCATTAAGTCTCTGATGGGTATTGGGAAGAGGCTGGCCACCCTGCCCACCAAAGAGCAGAAGACTCAGAGGCTTATCTCCGAGCTGTCCCTGCTCAACCACAAGCTGCCTGCCCGGGTGTGGCTGCCCACGGCTGCCTTCGACCACCACGTGGTGCGGGTGCCCCACACGCAGGCGGTCGTGCTCAACTCGAAAGACAAG GCACCTTATCTAATTTATGTGGAAGTTCTGGAGTGCGAGAACTTTGAGACATCGAGCGTTCCGGTCCGAATTCCCGAGACGCGGATCCGCAGCACACGCTCTGTGGAGAATCTTCCAGACTGTGGCATCACGCCCGAGCAGCGAGCCAGCAGTTTCTCCACCGTGCCCAACTACGACAACGACGACGAGGCCTGGTCGGTGGACGACATCGGAGAGCTGCAGGTGGAG CTGCCGGAGATCCACACTAACAGCTGTGACAACATCTCCCAGTTCTCAGTCGACAGCATCACCAGCCAGGAGAGCAAAGAGCCCATTTTTATTGCAGCTGGTGACATCAG GCGGCGGTTATCAGAGCAGCTTGCCCACACGCCAACCACATTTAAGAAGGACCCAGAGGATCCCTCAGCAGTAGCCTTAAAAGAGCCCTGGCAGGAGAAGGTTAG ACGAATCCGGGAAGCATCTCCCTATGGGCACTTGCCTAACTGGCGTCTTCTCTCAGTCATAGTCAAATGTGGGGATGATCTCAGACAGGAGCTCCTTGCCTTCCAAGTGCTGAAACAGCTTCAG TCTATCTGGGAACAGGAGCGTGTCCCGCTGTGGATCAAGCCCTATAAGATCCTGGTCATCTCCTCAGACAGTGGCATGATTGAGCCAGTAGTCAATGCCGTGTCCATTCACCAAGTGAAGAAGCAGAGTCAGCTCTCCCTGCTGGACTACTTCCTGCAGGAGCACGGCAACTACACTACGGAGGCCTTCCTCACCGCGCAACGCAACTTTGTGCAGAGTTGTGCAGGCTATTGTCTTATCTGCTACCTGTTGCAGGTTAAGGACAG GCACAATGGGAACATTCTTCTCGATTCCGAGGGCCATATTATTCATATTGACTTTGGCTTCATTTTGTCAAGCTCTCCCAGAAACTTGGGATTTGAGACGTCTGCCTTTAAACTGACCAACGAATTTGTAGAT GTGATGGGAGGTCAGGATGGAGACATGTTCAACTATTACAAGATGCTTATGCTTCAGGGCCTCATTGCTGCACGCAAACACATGGAGAAAGTCATCCAGATAGTGGAGATCATGCAGCAAG GCTCGCAGCTTCCCTGTTTCCATGGCTCCAGCACCATCCGCAACCTAAAGGAACGTTTCCACATGAGCCTGACGGAGGAGCAGCTGCAGGTGCTGGTGGAGCAGATGGTGGACGGCTCCATGCGCTCCATCACCACCAAGCTGTACGACGGCTTCCAGTATCTCACCAACGGCATCATGTGA
- the pi4kb gene encoding phosphatidylinositol 4-kinase beta isoform X1, whose protein sequence is MGDTELELSPSQEEELQKSPSASSTSTTSSLSLPSSPSSGPRPLTSSSPSTSEGLSTSSPPLDVISEGVGELSLVIDTEVAKKACQEVLQKVKFLKGEGQTALVTAEPGLVNGTGHAGASDVDCRRSRTSSKIGREEAPPDTGKSARRRQNNNSSKQSWLLRLFESKLFDISMAISYLYNSKEPGVQAYIGNRLFSFRYEEVDFYLPQLLNMYIHMDEDVGDAIKPYVVHRCRQSINFSLQCAWLLGAYSSDMHISTQRHSRGTKLRKVILSDELKPAGQRARREALQPPPPPCHHGQGPAEHSLSPSKRTHQRSKSDATVTISLSSNLKRTASNPKVESSQDEDLSSSSDSLKLEAGTPVRLTPQREFIKSLMGIGKRLATLPTKEQKTQRLISELSLLNHKLPARVWLPTAAFDHHVVRVPHTQAVVLNSKDKAPYLIYVEVLECENFETSSVPVRIPETRIRSTRSVENLPDCGITPEQRASSFSTVPNYDNDDEAWSVDDIGELQVELPEIHTNSCDNISQFSVDSITSQESKEPIFIAAGDIRRRLSEQLAHTPTTFKKDPEDPSAVALKEPWQEKVRRIREASPYGHLPNWRLLSVIVKCGDDLRQELLAFQVLKQLQSIWEQERVPLWIKPYKILVISSDSGMIEPVVNAVSIHQVKKQSQLSLLDYFLQEHGNYTTEAFLTAQRNFVQSCAGYCLICYLLQVKDRHNGNILLDSEGHIIHIDFGFILSSSPRNLGFETSAFKLTNEFVDVMGGQDGDMFNYYKMLMLQGLIAARKHMEKVIQIVEIMQQGSQLPCFHGSSTIRNLKERFHMSLTEEQLQVLVEQMVDGSMRSITTKLYDGFQYLTNGIM, encoded by the exons CACGGCCGCTCACCAGTTCCAGCCCCAGCACCAGTGAGGGCCTGTCCACCTCAAGCCCACCACTGGATGTGATTTCTGAGGGAGTGGGAGAGCTGAGCCTGGTCATTGATACTGAGGTGGCCAAGAAGGCTTGCCAGGAGGTGCTGCAGAAGGTGAAGTTCCTCAAAGGCGAGGGCCAAACAGCTTTGGTCACCGCTGAGCCTGGGCTAGTGAATGGGACCGGCCACGCGGGTGCCTCGGACGTAGACTGCAGGAGGTCACGCACGTCTTCAAAGATTGGCAGGGAGGAGGCCCCCCCCGACACGGGGAAGAGTGCCCGTCGGCGCCAGAACAACAACTCCTCCAAGCAGTCGTGGTTGCTGCGGCTCTTCGAATCCAAACTGTTTGACATCTCCATGGCCATCTCCTACCTGTACAACTCCAAGGAGCCGGGGGTGCAGGCGTACATCGGCAACCGGCTCTTCAGCTTCCGCTACGAGGAGGTGGACTTTTATTTGCCCCAGCTGCTTAACATGTACATCCACATGGACGAGGACGTGGGCGACGCCATTAAGCCCTACGTGGTGCACCGCTGCAGGCAGAGCATCAACTTCTCGCTGCAGTGCGCCTGGCTGCTGGGGGCCTACTCCTCCGACATGCACATCTCCACGCAGCGCCACTCGCGTGGCACCAAGCTGCGCAAGGTCATCCTGTCGGACGAGCTGAAGCCCGCCGGCCAGCGCGCTCGCAGGGAGGCCCTGCAGCCGCCGCCCCCCCCCTGCCACCACGGGCAGGGCCCGGCCGAGCACAGCCTCTCGCCTTCCAAACGCACGCACCAGCGCTCCAAGTCAGACGCCACCGTCACCATCAGCCTCAGCAGCAACCTGAAGAGGACGGCCAGCAACCCCAAAGTAGAGAGCAGTCAGGACGAG GATTTGAGCTCCAGCTCCGACAGTCTCAAGTTAGAGGCTGGTACC CCCGTGCGTCTGACTCCTCAGCGGGAGTTCATTAAGTCTCTGATGGGTATTGGGAAGAGGCTGGCCACCCTGCCCACCAAAGAGCAGAAGACTCAGAGGCTTATCTCCGAGCTGTCCCTGCTCAACCACAAGCTGCCTGCCCGGGTGTGGCTGCCCACGGCTGCCTTCGACCACCACGTGGTGCGGGTGCCCCACACGCAGGCGGTCGTGCTCAACTCGAAAGACAAG GCACCTTATCTAATTTATGTGGAAGTTCTGGAGTGCGAGAACTTTGAGACATCGAGCGTTCCGGTCCGAATTCCCGAGACGCGGATCCGCAGCACACGCTCTGTGGAGAATCTTCCAGACTGTGGCATCACGCCCGAGCAGCGAGCCAGCAGTTTCTCCACCGTGCCCAACTACGACAACGACGACGAGGCCTGGTCGGTGGACGACATCGGAGAGCTGCAGGTGGAG CTGCCGGAGATCCACACTAACAGCTGTGACAACATCTCCCAGTTCTCAGTCGACAGCATCACCAGCCAGGAGAGCAAAGAGCCCATTTTTATTGCAGCTGGTGACATCAG GCGGCGGTTATCAGAGCAGCTTGCCCACACGCCAACCACATTTAAGAAGGACCCAGAGGATCCCTCAGCAGTAGCCTTAAAAGAGCCCTGGCAGGAGAAGGTTAG ACGAATCCGGGAAGCATCTCCCTATGGGCACTTGCCTAACTGGCGTCTTCTCTCAGTCATAGTCAAATGTGGGGATGATCTCAGACAGGAGCTCCTTGCCTTCCAAGTGCTGAAACAGCTTCAG TCTATCTGGGAACAGGAGCGTGTCCCGCTGTGGATCAAGCCCTATAAGATCCTGGTCATCTCCTCAGACAGTGGCATGATTGAGCCAGTAGTCAATGCCGTGTCCATTCACCAAGTGAAGAAGCAGAGTCAGCTCTCCCTGCTGGACTACTTCCTGCAGGAGCACGGCAACTACACTACGGAGGCCTTCCTCACCGCGCAACGCAACTTTGTGCAGAGTTGTGCAGGCTATTGTCTTATCTGCTACCTGTTGCAGGTTAAGGACAG GCACAATGGGAACATTCTTCTCGATTCCGAGGGCCATATTATTCATATTGACTTTGGCTTCATTTTGTCAAGCTCTCCCAGAAACTTGGGATTTGAGACGTCTGCCTTTAAACTGACCAACGAATTTGTAGAT GTGATGGGAGGTCAGGATGGAGACATGTTCAACTATTACAAGATGCTTATGCTTCAGGGCCTCATTGCTGCACGCAAACACATGGAGAAAGTCATCCAGATAGTGGAGATCATGCAGCAAG GCTCGCAGCTTCCCTGTTTCCATGGCTCCAGCACCATCCGCAACCTAAAGGAACGTTTCCACATGAGCCTGACGGAGGAGCAGCTGCAGGTGCTGGTGGAGCAGATGGTGGACGGCTCCATGCGCTCCATCACCACCAAGCTGTACGACGGCTTCCAGTATCTCACCAACGGCATCATGTGA
- the pi4kb gene encoding phosphatidylinositol 4-kinase beta isoform X2: MGDTELELSPSQEEELQKSPSASSTSTTSSLSLPSSPSSGPRPLTSSSPSTSEGLSTSSPPLDVISEGVGELSLVIDTEVAKKACQEVLQKVKFLKGEGQTALVTAEPGLVNGTGHAGASDVDCRRSRTSSKIGREEAPPDTGKSARRRQNNNSSKQSWLLRLFESKLFDISMAISYLYNSKEPGVQAYIGNRLFSFRYEEVDFYLPQLLNMYIHMDEDVGDAIKPYVVHRCRQSINFSLQCAWLLGAYSSDMHISTQRHSRGTKLRKVILSDELKPAGQRARREALQPPPPPCHHGQGPAEHSLSPSKRTHQRSKSDATVTISLSSNLKRTASNPKVESSQDEDLSSSSDSLKLEAGTPVRLTPQREFIKSLMGIGKRLATLPTKEQKTQRLISELSLLNHKLPARVWLPTAAFDHHVVRVPHTQAVVLNSKDKAPYLIYVEVLECENFETSSVPVRIPETRIRSTRSVENLPDCGITPEQRASSFSTVPNYDNDDEAWSVDDIGELQLPEIHTNSCDNISQFSVDSITSQESKEPIFIAAGDIRRRLSEQLAHTPTTFKKDPEDPSAVALKEPWQEKVRRIREASPYGHLPNWRLLSVIVKCGDDLRQELLAFQVLKQLQSIWEQERVPLWIKPYKILVISSDSGMIEPVVNAVSIHQVKKQSQLSLLDYFLQEHGNYTTEAFLTAQRNFVQSCAGYCLICYLLQVKDRHNGNILLDSEGHIIHIDFGFILSSSPRNLGFETSAFKLTNEFVDVMGGQDGDMFNYYKMLMLQGLIAARKHMEKVIQIVEIMQQGSQLPCFHGSSTIRNLKERFHMSLTEEQLQVLVEQMVDGSMRSITTKLYDGFQYLTNGIM; encoded by the exons CACGGCCGCTCACCAGTTCCAGCCCCAGCACCAGTGAGGGCCTGTCCACCTCAAGCCCACCACTGGATGTGATTTCTGAGGGAGTGGGAGAGCTGAGCCTGGTCATTGATACTGAGGTGGCCAAGAAGGCTTGCCAGGAGGTGCTGCAGAAGGTGAAGTTCCTCAAAGGCGAGGGCCAAACAGCTTTGGTCACCGCTGAGCCTGGGCTAGTGAATGGGACCGGCCACGCGGGTGCCTCGGACGTAGACTGCAGGAGGTCACGCACGTCTTCAAAGATTGGCAGGGAGGAGGCCCCCCCCGACACGGGGAAGAGTGCCCGTCGGCGCCAGAACAACAACTCCTCCAAGCAGTCGTGGTTGCTGCGGCTCTTCGAATCCAAACTGTTTGACATCTCCATGGCCATCTCCTACCTGTACAACTCCAAGGAGCCGGGGGTGCAGGCGTACATCGGCAACCGGCTCTTCAGCTTCCGCTACGAGGAGGTGGACTTTTATTTGCCCCAGCTGCTTAACATGTACATCCACATGGACGAGGACGTGGGCGACGCCATTAAGCCCTACGTGGTGCACCGCTGCAGGCAGAGCATCAACTTCTCGCTGCAGTGCGCCTGGCTGCTGGGGGCCTACTCCTCCGACATGCACATCTCCACGCAGCGCCACTCGCGTGGCACCAAGCTGCGCAAGGTCATCCTGTCGGACGAGCTGAAGCCCGCCGGCCAGCGCGCTCGCAGGGAGGCCCTGCAGCCGCCGCCCCCCCCCTGCCACCACGGGCAGGGCCCGGCCGAGCACAGCCTCTCGCCTTCCAAACGCACGCACCAGCGCTCCAAGTCAGACGCCACCGTCACCATCAGCCTCAGCAGCAACCTGAAGAGGACGGCCAGCAACCCCAAAGTAGAGAGCAGTCAGGACGAG GATTTGAGCTCCAGCTCCGACAGTCTCAAGTTAGAGGCTGGTACC CCCGTGCGTCTGACTCCTCAGCGGGAGTTCATTAAGTCTCTGATGGGTATTGGGAAGAGGCTGGCCACCCTGCCCACCAAAGAGCAGAAGACTCAGAGGCTTATCTCCGAGCTGTCCCTGCTCAACCACAAGCTGCCTGCCCGGGTGTGGCTGCCCACGGCTGCCTTCGACCACCACGTGGTGCGGGTGCCCCACACGCAGGCGGTCGTGCTCAACTCGAAAGACAAG GCACCTTATCTAATTTATGTGGAAGTTCTGGAGTGCGAGAACTTTGAGACATCGAGCGTTCCGGTCCGAATTCCCGAGACGCGGATCCGCAGCACACGCTCTGTGGAGAATCTTCCAGACTGTGGCATCACGCCCGAGCAGCGAGCCAGCAGTTTCTCCACCGTGCCCAACTACGACAACGACGACGAGGCCTGGTCGGTGGACGACATCGGAGAGCTGCAG CTGCCGGAGATCCACACTAACAGCTGTGACAACATCTCCCAGTTCTCAGTCGACAGCATCACCAGCCAGGAGAGCAAAGAGCCCATTTTTATTGCAGCTGGTGACATCAG GCGGCGGTTATCAGAGCAGCTTGCCCACACGCCAACCACATTTAAGAAGGACCCAGAGGATCCCTCAGCAGTAGCCTTAAAAGAGCCCTGGCAGGAGAAGGTTAG ACGAATCCGGGAAGCATCTCCCTATGGGCACTTGCCTAACTGGCGTCTTCTCTCAGTCATAGTCAAATGTGGGGATGATCTCAGACAGGAGCTCCTTGCCTTCCAAGTGCTGAAACAGCTTCAG TCTATCTGGGAACAGGAGCGTGTCCCGCTGTGGATCAAGCCCTATAAGATCCTGGTCATCTCCTCAGACAGTGGCATGATTGAGCCAGTAGTCAATGCCGTGTCCATTCACCAAGTGAAGAAGCAGAGTCAGCTCTCCCTGCTGGACTACTTCCTGCAGGAGCACGGCAACTACACTACGGAGGCCTTCCTCACCGCGCAACGCAACTTTGTGCAGAGTTGTGCAGGCTATTGTCTTATCTGCTACCTGTTGCAGGTTAAGGACAG GCACAATGGGAACATTCTTCTCGATTCCGAGGGCCATATTATTCATATTGACTTTGGCTTCATTTTGTCAAGCTCTCCCAGAAACTTGGGATTTGAGACGTCTGCCTTTAAACTGACCAACGAATTTGTAGAT GTGATGGGAGGTCAGGATGGAGACATGTTCAACTATTACAAGATGCTTATGCTTCAGGGCCTCATTGCTGCACGCAAACACATGGAGAAAGTCATCCAGATAGTGGAGATCATGCAGCAAG GCTCGCAGCTTCCCTGTTTCCATGGCTCCAGCACCATCCGCAACCTAAAGGAACGTTTCCACATGAGCCTGACGGAGGAGCAGCTGCAGGTGCTGGTGGAGCAGATGGTGGACGGCTCCATGCGCTCCATCACCACCAAGCTGTACGACGGCTTCCAGTATCTCACCAACGGCATCATGTGA